The sequence AAAGTTAAGAGGGATATCATAAGGAAAACGACGCCGAAATGCCACTTGTTGCGGCCCAGGCCCCGTCCAGCCCCGATTTCCGGCCGCCAAGGTCCACCCGAATCGAGGGCCGGAGGGAATCGGGAGGATGCAAGCCGGAGCTTAACGGATCCGCTTGATCACGACCAGGGTCCGATCGTCGGCGCCGGCCCGCGTCCCCGAGAACTCTTCCAACGCGGCAAAGACGGCGTCGATCAGAACGGCCGACGTCCCGGCGCTGGCGCAAGCCAGCTCGGCCAGCCGGTCGGGGCCATATTCCTCGCCGTCGGCCCGCCGGCTCTCGGTAATGCCGTCGGTGTAAAGCACCCACGTTTCGCCCACCGCGAGGACGGCCTCCCCGACCTCGTACACCAGGCCCGGCAGCATGCCCAAGGCCAGACCGGTGCCGTCCAGGGTGCGCGGCGGCCGGCCGGCGCCGCATAGGATCGGGGGCGGATGGCCGGCATTGACATAGCGAAGGACACCGGTCGCCGTGTCCAGCTCGCCCCAGAAGAAAGTGATGAAATCGTTGATGGGGGAGCTCTTGAACACGAAATCACTCAATTTCGCCGCCAGCCTGGCCAGGTCGTGATCGGGCCGGATCTCGGAGTGTAGCGCGGCCCGCAGCGAGGCCATCAGCAGAGAAGCGCTGACGCCCTTGCCCGAAACGTCGGCGATGGCGATGCCCATCCGGCAGTCGTCCACCGGGATGAAATCATAATAATCGCCTCCGACCTCAAGACAGGGGACGTTGCGGCCGGAGATGTCCAGCTCGGCGCAGAGCGGCGTCTCCTTGGGCAGCAGGTCCTTCTGGATGCGGGCGGCCAGGGCCAGCTCGCGCTCCATACGCTCCTTCTTGATGGCGTCTTCCATCAGCAGGGCGTTCTCGATCTTGACCGCAGCCAGGTTGGCCAGCAGGGTCAGCAGCCGCAGGTCCTTCTCGGCAAAAGGCCGGACCGTCGAGAGCCGATCGGCGTAAAGGACGCCGATGACGGCCTTGTTGTCCCAGAGGGGGACGCAGAGGGCCGAGCGGATGCCGGCCGCCATGACGCTCTCGCGGGCCATGAACCGGGGGTCGATGGCGGCGTCCGTGATGATGACCGAGAGCTTCTGCTCGAAGACCATGGCCACGATGCCCCGGCTGACTTGGATTTTTTCGGCCTGCAGGGCCGGCGTGTTGACCCGGATCGACTTGGTCTGCAGATGGGGCGGCTCGCCCTCGACGAGCATCAGGACGCCGCGATCCATCGCGACGTGGGCGCTGATGAGGCCCATGATGTGGTCGAGCAGCTCGTGCAGGGGGCGATGGAGAAGGAGCGCCTGGCTGACTTCGCCCATGACCGCGGCCACGTCGCGATCGTCGGAGATGCCGTCCGGACCCGGCGCACCGGGACCGACGGGGCCGCCCGTCCGCCGCAGGAGGTCCTGCACGGGGACGACGGTATTGACCCGGGTGATCGAGGCGGCCTCGTCGGTCATCTCGACGGCCGCGGAGAGGGGCCGGTCGAAGACGATCCGGACGCCGCCCAGCCGAACCTCGTCGCCCGTGCGCAGGAGCGCGGCCCCTTCGAGCTTGCGGCCGTTGAGGAAGGTTCCGTTCTTGCTCCCCGCATCCTCCACGACATAGCCGTTCTCCGCCGGTCGGATAACCGCGTGGCGGCTGGAGCAGAACGGATCGCCCAGCGGGACGGAGTTGTCGGCCGCCCGACCGAGGCTGATCGGCTCGGAGCCCAGCTCGATCGAGAAGCCGGCGCCGCGCTTGGGGTAGAGGTAAAGGAGCGGCATGGTTTCGGCTCGATTATAGCAAAAATCAGGCCTCGCCCGTCAGCCGGCGGCGCATCTCGCGGCAGCGCCGGGCCTTGACCTCGTCCGGCCCCTGCTCCAGGAGCGGCAGAACGATGTCCTTGTCTTCCCGGCGGAGCAGGTGCTCAAGCAAGTCGATGGAATAGTCCACCGTCCGTCGCTCGCCCCGGGCGAAGTTCTGCCAGGCACGGACGACATCCTCGAACGGGTAGACCAGGCTGAGCAGGTCGAAGACCCGCTTGAAGGCCCTTTCTAACGCCGCGTTCCCCGTCTCGCCGTCCGGGCCGGCTTGGCCGCGAACCCGGCCTTCGAACAAGTCGCAGGCCGCGCCGACCGCGCGCCGGACTTCGGCCGCGACCGCGGGCTCGGGAAAGCGGAGGGCCGGATTTTCAGACCTCAGCCGAACCAGGGCGGCGATGATTTCGGCCAGAACTTCCGGGTCGCGCCGCCGCAAGGCTCGGACCAGGACGGCGGCGGCCCGCGGGGTCGCCGTCCGGGCCAAAACGCCGGGGACCGCCTTACGGGCGGCCGGGACGAGCGAGGCATCGAGCAGGGCATCGCCCAGAGCCCCGGAGATCCGATCGCCGTAGGCTGCCAACGAGGCGGCCGCGGCATCGGAGAGAGCCGGGTCCCCCAGGCGCGGCAGGATCAGCGGGACATGCTCGCGCCGGAGATGGCGGGAAGCGCTCTCCAGGGCATAGCGGACGACGTCGGGCGAATCGTGCCGCAGCAGCGTCCGCAACCGATCGACTAGCGGCGATTCCGGAGACATCAGGCCGATCGATTTGGCCGCTTCCATCTGATCGACGACCCCGGCCGGCCCGGTTTTTTGGCCCAGCTCGTCGAACCTCCGCTTCATGATCTCCTGGTAAACATCGAGCGACAAAACCTCCCGCACCTGTGCGTCGAGGCTTTCTTCGGCCAGCCGATCGTCCCAGCCCGGGAACAGCGTCGAGCCGCCGGTTCCGATCAGCCCGTCGAACGAATCGGCCTGGACCCGCGAAGCCTCTTCGTTCAGGATGGCCCGCAGCTCCGGGCTCAACCCCTCCCGGCGCACCAGATCCATAAGGTTCATGGCGTAGAGGACGGAGCTGCGGCGGCGGCTGTCAAGGGTGTCGAAGACGAGCTTCGCCGCATCCACGTCCACCCGGCCCATGATAATCTCGTCCGCGTCGAGGCGACGAGCCCGGAGGTTCCCCTTGACGACGCCGCCATAGGTGCGGTTGATCCCGATCGTGAGCAGGATCCAAATCCCCAGGCAAGCCCCGGTCACCCAGCTCATGCCCTTCCAGGAGGGCGCAAAGAGGGCCGTGACGCCGGCGATGAGCAAGGCGGCGATGCCGTCGCCGACCTTATTCAAAAACATATCGATAAACACCTTGGCCCGGGCCCGCGTTTCGACGGGAATGGGCATATACAGAATCTCGCGAGTCGACTGACTGAAGGTGTGAGCCAAGCTTTTTTCAGCGCCTTTGACCGCCACCGCCCAGGGCAGGGCCAAGGCCGCCGGGACGAGGGCCACCGCGGCGACGCCGAGCAGAAGTACCACCGGCGCCACCAGGACCGCCGTCCCCAGCCCGAAAACCCGCAGGACCCGGTGGGTCAGCGCGGACTGGAGGACGAAGGAGACGATGAGCAGAAGGGTAAAGAAAGTTCCCATAAAAGCAGTCTGGGCATCGGCCCCCGTGATCTTCCACTCCAGCACCCGGCTGAACTGGTAATCCAGAAGCGTCGAGACGGTGATGGCCGCCAGCATGGCCCCGCTGATCAGCACCAGATAGCGGTTTTCGAACAGGGCCTTGAGGCTCTTGCGGTACCCCACGCGCTTCGCAGCGGCGTCGGTTTCGACGGGCTTTTTCAGAATGTCATTCGCTGCGACACGCTGCGCCGAAGCGGCAACCGGTCGCCGAAGCACCGCCCCCGCCAAGCCGATCGCCGCCAACAGGAAGGCCAGGCCGACCAGGAGCAGGTTTTCCGACCCCAGCGGCCCGGCCAGGCGGGAGGCCAGGAACGAGCCGAAGATCCCACCCAGCAGTCCGGCCTTGACCAGCGGGCTGACCATGCGCTTGGCTTCCCGCGGCGGGAAGACGTCGCCGACGACGATCCAGAACTGGGTCACGGACATGGCCAGGTAGATGTCGCTCCACAGCCAGTAGAGGATGATCAGCCAGCGGGCGTGGCTCGGGATGGTCAGCCGAAACAGCACCAAGGTGGCGGCGAAGAAGGCCAGGCTGCCCAGGACATAGGATCGCCGCTTCATGGTCCGCAGGAGCCGGGTGTTGAGAGTGACGACCAAGCCCATGACGACGGCCGTGATCAGATAAGCGAACGGCAAGCGCTTGGCTTGCAGCGAATTCAGGAACAGGGAAATCTTGACGGCTTTGAAGACGTAAGCCGAAGCGGTCAGACAAAAAAAGAGCCCGGCCAGGTTCCGCCCTTCGGCGACCCGATCGGGCGCGCTCTCGCGGATGTCCTTGAACAGGAATTCGGAAATCCGGCTCATGCGGTCCCCCCGGGGCACGGCAGCCGTTCCAGGACGGGAACAATGCGCTCTTTGAGGTCGAGCGGCAGGACGTGATCCAGGAGCTCCAGGGCGAAGGCCGTCTCGTCGGCGGAGCCGCTGACGAAGCATTGCCCGGCCCGGGTCAGGTCCTCGCCGGGATGCAGAAGGTTCAGGAGCCGGAACAGCCATAGGCCGTCGGCCCGCGCGAGCGCTGCGGCGAGGCGGCCGATCTCGCCCTCCAGGGCGATCCGCACCGCGGCCGGGTCGAAGACGAGGCCAGGGGCCTGCTCGCGGACGCGGTCGAGGGCGTCGATGAGATCGCGCTCCACACCCGGCAATCCCGCGGCCAGGGCGTCGAGCAGGGCATCCGCGGTGTCCTGGGAGGGTGTGGCGGCCAGAATGGCGGCGATCCTCCGGCGGACCTCGTTGGCCAGGCTCGGATCGA is a genomic window of Candidatus Aminicenantes bacterium containing:
- a CDS encoding SpoIIE family protein phosphatase, giving the protein MPLLYLYPKRGAGFSIELGSEPISLGRAADNSVPLGDPFCSSRHAVIRPAENGYVVEDAGSKNGTFLNGRKLEGAALLRTGDEVRLGGVRIVFDRPLSAAVEMTDEAASITRVNTVVPVQDLLRRTGGPVGPGAPGPDGISDDRDVAAVMGEVSQALLLHRPLHELLDHIMGLISAHVAMDRGVLMLVEGEPPHLQTKSIRVNTPALQAEKIQVSRGIVAMVFEQKLSVIITDAAIDPRFMARESVMAAGIRSALCVPLWDNKAVIGVLYADRLSTVRPFAEKDLRLLTLLANLAAVKIENALLMEDAIKKERMERELALAARIQKDLLPKETPLCAELDISGRNVPCLEVGGDYYDFIPVDDCRMGIAIADVSGKGVSASLLMASLRAALHSEIRPDHDLARLAAKLSDFVFKSSPINDFITFFWGELDTATGVLRYVNAGHPPPILCGAGRPPRTLDGTGLALGMLPGLVYEVGEAVLAVGETWVLYTDGITESRRADGEEYGPDRLAELACASAGTSAVLIDAVFAALEEFSGTRAGADDRTLVVIKRIR